ATCTTCAACCAGTACGCGCTGTACGCGGTGCTCGAGGAGGCCGGTTTCTACCTGCCCTTCCCGCCGAAGGTGTCGCTGATCGGCAACGACAAGCTGGCCACCCTGCTGCACCTGAACGGCTCCCCGGTGCCCCCGATCCCCTCGATCCGGATCGGCAGCGGCCGGGACGTCGGCAAGCACCTCTACGAGGTGGCGCTGACGAACATGACCTACCCGGCCATCGTCAAACCGGCCGGGTGGTGCGGTGGCGGCGGGATCAACCTGGCCCGCAGCTCCGAGGACATCCGGGGCCTGGCCAGCCTGGCCCAGGGCGGCGACACCACACTGGTGGTGCAGCCCTACCTGGGCGACGGCACGGTGGACTACCGGGTGTACGTCATCGACGGCAAGCCGTACGCCGTGCTGAAGCGGACCCCGGAGGACGGCTCGCCGGTGGCCAACGCCAGCCGGGGCGGCACCATGGAGTTCGCCGAGATCCCGGCCGAACTGGCCGAGGCCACCGCCTGGTTCGCCGAGCGGCTGCCGATCCCGTTCTTCTGCGTCGACTTCCTGCACGACGGCGAGCGGTTCTGGCTCTCCGAGCTCGAGCCCGACGGTGTGATCGCCCCGGACCTGGACGATCCGGACCGGACCATCCAACGCGGCATCACCCGGGCCCGGTTCGCCGCCTACCGGGACGCCCACGCCAAGTGGTGGGCCAACAGCAGCGCAGAGGCGGGCACGATATGACCGACTTCTCGCTCACCCCGGAGGCGGCCGAGCCGCAGCTCCGGGTCGCCCGGCAGTCGCTCGAACTGCTGCGGAGCGTCCCCGAGTTGGCGCCTCGCTACGCCGACCTCGGCCGGCTGCGCACGCTCGGCGACCTTGCCGCGCTGCCGCCGATGATGAAGGACGACCTCAACATCGCCCTGGCGCACCTGGAGCCCAAGGCCGAGGTCGGTGCCACCTGGCTGTTCCAGAGCGGCGGCAGCACCGGCGCGCCCAAGGTCGGCTACGCGCCCACCGGCTTCTACATGGCCGGGGTGTACGCGCGCTGGCGGCCGCTGGAGCGCGACGACGTCTTCGTCAACGCCTGGGGTGCGGGCCGGATGTGGGGCGCGCACTTCCTCGCCGCCGCGCTGGCCGACCTGTCCGGCTGCCAGGTGATCGCGGTGGGCTCGGTCACCAAGGACGAGTACGCCGACTGGCTGGCCTTCTTCGCGACCCGCAGGGTGACCGCGATCGGCGGGACGCCGAGCGTGCTGCGCCTGTGGTTCGCGAACGCCAGGGCCGCCGGGGTGAAGCTGCCGGCCCTGCGCAAGGTGCTCTGGCTCGGCGAGGCCTGGCAGCCCCAACTGGACGAGGACATGGCCGCGGTGGCGCCGGAGGCACGCCGCTGGGGCATGTTCGGCAGCACCGAGACCTGGGTGGTCGGCACCAACACGCCGGACTGCCCGGCCGACACCTTCCACACCCTGCCCGAGCAGCTGGTGCACGTCGACCCGGACGGACTGCTGGACTTCACCACCCTCAACCCGGAGATGCTCAACCCGGTGCTGCGCTACCGGACCGGCGACGCCGGGGAGTTGGTGTCCTGCCCGTGCGGCCGGCCGGGCCGGGCGATGCGGGTGCTCGGCCGCCGGGACAGCGTGGTGCAGGTGCGCGGCCTGGGGCTGCACGTGGACGAGATCATCGGCCGGGTGGAGCGGGAGCCGGGGGTGACCCGGGCTCAGATCCTGCTCACCCAGCAACAGGGCCGGGCCACCGGGGTCGACCTGCTGCTGCTCACCGGCGGCGGCGCGACACCCGACGTCGACCGGATCCGCACCGAACTGCTCTCCGCCACCTTCACGTTGAGCACCGCGTTCCAGCACGACCCGGAGTCCTTCCGGGTCCGCGAGGTCGACGCGCTGATCAGCAACGACCGGACCGGCAAGACCGCCAACCTCGTCGTCCGGGAGGACTCGTGAAGCCGCGCAGGCCGGTCTCGCTGGGACGCGGGTTCAACCTCTACTGGTTCGGACAGACCATCAGCACCGTCGGCGACCGGATCACGGTCTTCGTGGTGCCGACCGTGATGATCTTCGTGCTGCACGCCAGTGCCCTCCAGGTCGGGATCGTGGCGATGGCCCAGTACCTGGGCATCCCGCTGCTCGGGCCGATCGCCGGTGTCCTGGTGGACCGTTGGGACAAGCGCTGGACCATGCTGGGCTGCGACTTCGTCCGGCTGCTCGCGGTCGCGGTGATCCCGCTGGCGTACTGGCTGGACTGGCTGTCCACGCCGCTGCTGTTCGGCTGCGTGGCGGTGATCAGCGGTGCGACGATCTTCTTCACCGTCGGCTACCTGGTCGCCGTGCCCGCCGTGGTGTCCAAGGACCACCTGGTCCGCGCCTACTCCCGGCTGGAGGGCAGCCGTTCGGTCTCCGAGGTGGCCGGCCCGTCGATCGCGGCCGGTCTGTACAGCGCGCTCGGCGTGGCCGCCCTGCTGGTGGACGCGGCCAGCTACCTGGTCTCCGCGCTGTGCTTCCGCTCGATGCCGTCCTGGGGCGAGAAGACCGTCACCGAGGGCTCGATCTGGCAGCGGCTGACCATCGGCTTCCGGCTGAACTGGTCGGACCCGGTGCTGCGGCGGGTGGTGCTGGCGGCGGTGACGCTGAACTGCGGCGGGCCGATCTTCGTCACCGTGCTCCCGGTGCTCGCGTACCGGGGCCTCGGCGCCTCGGTGGCCGTCTTCGGCGCGGCCATGTCGGTCGCGGCGGTGGGCGCGCTGGTCGGCGCCGTGGTCGCCCCGAAGATCAGCGAACGGCTGGGCACCGGACGGACCTTGGCCTGGGCGCTGCTGCTGCACTGCCTGGTCGGCCTCGGTGTGCTCGCCGCGCCCACCCTGCCGACCGGCCCGGTGATCGCCGTGACGATGGGCTGCTACGGCTTCTTCATGTCCTGCATCAACGTGTGCAGCGCGCCGATCCGGCAGTCCCGGATGTCCGCCCAGCACCAGGGCGCGATGCACGCCGCGTTCCGGACCTTCACCTGGGGCGTCATCCCGCTGGCCGCCCTGGTCGGCGGCGTGGCCGTCACGCTGCTGACCGGCCCGCTGGGCATCCTGGACGCGGCCCGGGTGACGATGGCGGGCGGCACCCTGCTGGCGGCCTGCTCGTTCCTGCCCGCGATCGGGGTCCAACCACGGCTCGACGCGGCCGCCGAGGAGCAGGACCGGGCGGCCGGCACCGCCCCGGCCCTGGCTGACAGCGCGTCATGACGGCCGAACACGGGATCGTGCTGATCACCGGGACGTCCTCCGGTATCGGGCTGGCCACCGCCGTGGCCGCGGCCCGGGCCGGGTACACCACGGTGGCCACCATGCGGGAGCCCGGCCGGGCCGGGGCGCTGCTGGAGGCGGCGGGCCGCGCCGGGGTCTCGGTGGACGTCCGCCGCCTCGACGTCACCGACCCGGACTCCGTCGCCGCCTGCGTCGACGGCATAGAGCGGACCTACGGCCGGCTGGACGCGGTGGTCAACAACGCCGGCATCTCCAACTTCGACCCCACCATGGAGATGTCCACCATGGCTGCGCTGCGGGCCAACCTGGACGTGAACTTCTTCGGCGTGGTCGAGGTCAGCCGGGCCGCGATGCCGCTGCTGCGGGTCGGCCGCGGCCGGCTGGTGACCATCGGCAGCGTGCACGGGGTGGTCGGCCAGCCGTTCAACGAGGCGTACTGCGCCGCGAAGTTCGCCGTCGAGGGGTTCATGGAGAGCCTGGCGCCGGTCGCCGAGGCGCACGGCGTGCAGGTCTCGGTGGTGGTGCCCGGCTTCGTCCGGGACACCTCGTTCGGGATCTTCCCGGACATCAACCGCAAGACCGTGCAGGCCGCTTCGGGACCGTACGCCGGCACTTTCGCCGACTACGTCGCCTGGATCGGCAGTCAAGGCTGGGCGGCGGCTGGGCAGTTGGCGCAGGAGGTGGCCGAGGTGGTGGTCCGCACCCTGCGGGCCGAACAACCGCCGTTCCGCGTCCCGGCCAACCAGTGGGCCGCCGACTACCTGGCGGACAAGCTCACCGACGGGGACGGAACAGCCGTCCAGACTCTGGCCCGTACCTGGATCGGGCTCCCCTAGACCCTCCGACCGACAGGAGAGACAGTGCCCGCGAAATCACTGCAACAGCTGGTCGACCACGCCCGGACCCATTCGCCGTTCTACGCGGAGGCGTACCGCGACGTACCGCAGGTGGTCTCGCACATCACCCAGCTCCCCATCATCGACCAGACCGCCTTCTGGGAGGCGAACACCTGGCCGGACAACCGCCTGCTGACCGGGCCGCTGACCGATGCGGGCGTCTACAAGAGCGGCGGCACCACCGGTGTCCCGAAGCTCTCGGTCTGGTCCCGCGCGGAGCACGCCGACTCGGTGACCGCGTTCGGCGCGGGCATCGTCCGGGCCGGTCTGAAACCGGGTCACCGGGTGGCCAACCTGTTCTGGGCCGGTGAACTCTACGGCGGGTTCCTGTACATCGAGGGCGCCCTGCACCACGCGCCGGTGGACAACGTCCGGCTGCCGGTCGGCGCCGCCGCGTCCAGCGAGTACATCGTCGACCTGATCAGCGCCTTCGGGGTCAACGTGCTGGCGGGCGTGCCGATGAAGCTGGCCGCCGTGGCCGAGCACCTGATCGAGCGCGGCCAGGTACTCGACTCCATCGAACTGCTGCTGTTCGGCGGCGACCTGCTCTTCACCGACCTGCGGCCGATCCTGTCCCGGGCCTTCCCCAAGGCGGCCGTCGCCTCGGTCGGTTACGCCTCGATCGACGCGGGCCTGGTCGGCCAACCGGTGCCGGGCGAGGACGTCCGGGTGCACGAGGCCTTCCCGGACCGCACCCTGGTGGAGCTGGTCGACGACGTGACCGGTGAACCGATCACCACCCCGGGCGTGCCGGGACGGCTGCTGGTCACCAACCTGTTCCGCACCCTGATGCCGATCCTGCGCTACCCGGCGGGCGACCGCGCCGAGTGGGTCGACCCCGAGCGGCAGCGGTTCCGGCTGCTCGGCCGGTCCTTGGAGGGCGGCCGGGTCGGGATGGTCGCGATGCCGATCGAGGACGTCCGCGCGGTGCTGGTCGACAACGACCCGGACCACCACATCGTCGGCATGCAGATGGTGCACCGCCGTTGGGACGGCCGGGACGCCCTGATCCTCCGCCTCGGGTACGTCAACGAGCCGCCCGCCGAGCTGAGTCAGCAGCTGGTCGACGCCGTCTACGCGGCCCGTCCGGTCTTCCCCGCCGAGGTGGCGGCCGGCGCCATCCACCACCTCGGGATCGAGTGGGTGCCGACCTCCGAGCTGGTCACCAACCCGCGCACCGGCAAGCTCCAGCAGGTGCTGGACGAGCGCCCGCCCACCTGATCCGCCCGCCGTGCCCGCCCCGCCGATCCAGCGGGGCGGGCACGCCGGTCCGGTCAGTCGCTGTGCGGCTTCCCGGCCAGGATCACGCTCTGCCCGCGGAACTCCGCGACCACCTTCCCGGTGGCCTGACGGACGCTCACGTCGTAGATGCCGGTGCGCCCGGACCGCACCCGCTCCACCGCCTCGGCCACCAGCTCGTCGTCGACGGCGGCCGGGGCCAGGAAGGTGACCTGCGCCGCCTGCGCCACGGTGACCGGCCCGTAGCTGTTGCAGGCGTAACTGAACGCCGCGTCGGCCAGCAGGAACAGGTAACCCCCGTGCGCCATCCCGTGGCCGTTCACCATGCTCGCGGTCACCCGCATCCGCATCAGCGCCCGGCCGGCCGACACCTCGTCGAGGGCGATCCCCAGCGTCTGGCAGGTCCGGTCGCGCTCGTACAGCGCGGCGATCCTCGGCTGGCCCGTGAGAGCCGCTCCGACACCTGTTCCCATGATCTCCTGCCTTCCCCCTGCACAGCCCGACAACGGACAGCCCGACAACCGCGGCCCCGGCTAACCGTCGGCGAGCTGCTTGCTGTGGACCGTCGAGCTCCGACGGACCGTCATGCCCACCCGCTGGTACAGCGTCAGCGCGCCGGTGTCCGAGTGCGTCCAGAGCGTACAGCCGCTCCTGCCCCGCCGGTGGAACTCCCGGAAGGTGTGCTGGAGCAGCAGCCGGGCGATCCCCCGGTTGCGGTGGTCGCGCCGGACCGCGACCCGTTCGACGTACCCCTCCTCGGTGCCCGGCACGTCCAACGCGAGGACCGCGCCGACCAGTTCGCCGTCCGCGAAGGCCAGCGAGGACATCGCCGGGGCGAAGGTGGCCCGCTCGACGGCGAGGAGCGCCCACTCCTCGTACGACTTCCGCCGGGACTGCCACTCGTCGAAGGCGTCCTCGGTGAGCTGGTACACCGGGCGCTCGTCACCCGGCCGGAACGGCCGCACCGTGATGCCCGGCGCCGGCTCGGGGACCACCGGCTCGGTCGGCAGCCCGATCCCCAGCAGCCAGGCGGTGACCATCGGGTGGTACCCGTGGGCGCGCACCAGCGCCACGGCGGCCAGGTCGCCGTCGGGGACGGTCTGCGCCACCCACTCCGTACCCGCCTGGCGGGCCCGCGCCTCGACCC
This genomic interval from Kitasatospora gansuensis contains the following:
- a CDS encoding ATP-grasp domain-containing protein; its protein translation is MNPTPENDTGPLRRMCWIFPDRESTRTGAMWKHYFWDLYEEVAEQQGMSWTRHSPDAVTVDGTVRGAPRVYVDDELVSPHDTLFVTALYSLPYQSMDIFNQYALYAVLEEAGFYLPFPPKVSLIGNDKLATLLHLNGSPVPPIPSIRIGSGRDVGKHLYEVALTNMTYPAIVKPAGWCGGGGINLARSSEDIRGLASLAQGGDTTLVVQPYLGDGTVDYRVYVIDGKPYAVLKRTPEDGSPVANASRGGTMEFAEIPAELAEATAWFAERLPIPFFCVDFLHDGERFWLSELEPDGVIAPDLDDPDRTIQRGITRARFAAYRDAHAKWWANSSAEAGTI
- a CDS encoding phenylacetate--CoA ligase family protein, giving the protein MTDFSLTPEAAEPQLRVARQSLELLRSVPELAPRYADLGRLRTLGDLAALPPMMKDDLNIALAHLEPKAEVGATWLFQSGGSTGAPKVGYAPTGFYMAGVYARWRPLERDDVFVNAWGAGRMWGAHFLAAALADLSGCQVIAVGSVTKDEYADWLAFFATRRVTAIGGTPSVLRLWFANARAAGVKLPALRKVLWLGEAWQPQLDEDMAAVAPEARRWGMFGSTETWVVGTNTPDCPADTFHTLPEQLVHVDPDGLLDFTTLNPEMLNPVLRYRTGDAGELVSCPCGRPGRAMRVLGRRDSVVQVRGLGLHVDEIIGRVEREPGVTRAQILLTQQQGRATGVDLLLLTGGGATPDVDRIRTELLSATFTLSTAFQHDPESFRVREVDALISNDRTGKTANLVVREDS
- a CDS encoding MFS transporter is translated as MKPRRPVSLGRGFNLYWFGQTISTVGDRITVFVVPTVMIFVLHASALQVGIVAMAQYLGIPLLGPIAGVLVDRWDKRWTMLGCDFVRLLAVAVIPLAYWLDWLSTPLLFGCVAVISGATIFFTVGYLVAVPAVVSKDHLVRAYSRLEGSRSVSEVAGPSIAAGLYSALGVAALLVDAASYLVSALCFRSMPSWGEKTVTEGSIWQRLTIGFRLNWSDPVLRRVVLAAVTLNCGGPIFVTVLPVLAYRGLGASVAVFGAAMSVAAVGALVGAVVAPKISERLGTGRTLAWALLLHCLVGLGVLAAPTLPTGPVIAVTMGCYGFFMSCINVCSAPIRQSRMSAQHQGAMHAAFRTFTWGVIPLAALVGGVAVTLLTGPLGILDAARVTMAGGTLLAACSFLPAIGVQPRLDAAAEEQDRAAGTAPALADSAS
- a CDS encoding SDR family NAD(P)-dependent oxidoreductase; this encodes MTAEHGIVLITGTSSGIGLATAVAAARAGYTTVATMREPGRAGALLEAAGRAGVSVDVRRLDVTDPDSVAACVDGIERTYGRLDAVVNNAGISNFDPTMEMSTMAALRANLDVNFFGVVEVSRAAMPLLRVGRGRLVTIGSVHGVVGQPFNEAYCAAKFAVEGFMESLAPVAEAHGVQVSVVVPGFVRDTSFGIFPDINRKTVQAASGPYAGTFADYVAWIGSQGWAAAGQLAQEVAEVVVRTLRAEQPPFRVPANQWAADYLADKLTDGDGTAVQTLARTWIGLP
- a CDS encoding AMP-binding protein encodes the protein MPAKSLQQLVDHARTHSPFYAEAYRDVPQVVSHITQLPIIDQTAFWEANTWPDNRLLTGPLTDAGVYKSGGTTGVPKLSVWSRAEHADSVTAFGAGIVRAGLKPGHRVANLFWAGELYGGFLYIEGALHHAPVDNVRLPVGAAASSEYIVDLISAFGVNVLAGVPMKLAAVAEHLIERGQVLDSIELLLFGGDLLFTDLRPILSRAFPKAAVASVGYASIDAGLVGQPVPGEDVRVHEAFPDRTLVELVDDVTGEPITTPGVPGRLLVTNLFRTLMPILRYPAGDRAEWVDPERQRFRLLGRSLEGGRVGMVAMPIEDVRAVLVDNDPDHHIVGMQMVHRRWDGRDALILRLGYVNEPPAELSQQLVDAVYAARPVFPAEVAAGAIHHLGIEWVPTSELVTNPRTGKLQQVLDERPPT
- the paaI gene encoding hydroxyphenylacetyl-CoA thioesterase PaaI, whose amino-acid sequence is MGTGVGAALTGQPRIAALYERDRTCQTLGIALDEVSAGRALMRMRVTASMVNGHGMAHGGYLFLLADAAFSYACNSYGPVTVAQAAQVTFLAPAAVDDELVAEAVERVRSGRTGIYDVSVRQATGKVVAEFRGQSVILAGKPHSD
- a CDS encoding GNAT family N-acetyltransferase yields the protein MSAHAPQDLPAGYRTRPATAADLPAIHRLVEICEQDLYGAAETDLDTVAADLARPGLVPELDTVLVHGPAGELVGRAWVNRRSEVDVHPAHRGLGIGSALLAWVEARARQAGTEWVAQTVPDGDLAAVALVRAHGYHPMVTAWLLGIGLPTEPVVPEPAPGITVRPFRPGDERPVYQLTEDAFDEWQSRRKSYEEWALLAVERATFAPAMSSLAFADGELVGAVLALDVPGTEEGYVERVAVRRDHRNRGIARLLLQHTFREFHRRGRSGCTLWTHSDTGALTLYQRVGMTVRRSSTVHSKQLADG